A single genomic interval of Lathyrus oleraceus cultivar Zhongwan6 chromosome 7, CAAS_Psat_ZW6_1.0, whole genome shotgun sequence harbors:
- the LOC127102881 gene encoding uncharacterized protein LOC127102881, which produces MVGRNDHAIVDTLTALAQVLQAQQNPHVEGAESCGLDRGAFLEKYCSADVHSKKEVEFLELKQGNMTVADYAVKFEELSRFCPHYNEAEAEMSKCIKFENGLCREIKPFIGYQKTQCSTLICFKCGKAGHRANECKSVMVTCFNYGEAGHISTQCQKPKKTQYVKYGGKVFTLSGVEAPKYDNLVRGTCFINNIPLITIIDIGETHAIISIDYIKRLNLMVYAMNDNMVIDTPTNGSIEFNCMYINYYNKTILFPEFVKEKGSQFISARQVEEFMKYEAQVFVMFVSLQVKGKATLDELPIACEFPYMFPGDITDLPPEREVEFAID; this is translated from the exons ATGGTTGGAAGAAATGATCATGCTATTGTTGATACTTTAACCGCTTTGGCTCAAGTGTTGCAAGCTCAGCAGAATCCACATGTTGAAGGTGCTGAATCTTGTGGATTGGACAG GGGTGCATTCTTGGAAAAATATTGTTCGGCTGATGTGCATAGCAAGAAAGAGGTGGAATTCCTTGAACTTAAGCAAGGGAATATGACTGTTGCAGATTATGCTGTCAAGTTTGAGGAATTATCTAGGTTTTGCCCTCACTATAATGAGGCAGAAGCTGAAATGTCCAAGTGCATTAAGTTTGAGAATGGACTTTGCCGAGAGATTAAACCGTTTATTGGGTATCAGAAAACCC AGTGTTCTACATTGATATGCTTCAAGTGTGGAAAGGCAGGGCATAGAGCTAATGAATGCAAGAGTGTTATGGTAACTTGTTTCAACTATGGAGAGGCTGGTCATATTAGCACACAGTGTCAAAAGCCTAAGAAGACACAATATGTTAAATATGGTGGGAAAGTATTTACTCTTAGTGGTGTAGAGGCACCCAAATATGATAATCTGGTTCGAGGTACTTGTTTCATTAATAACATTCCTTTGATTACTATCATTGATATTGGTGAGACACATGCCATTATATCTATTGATTATATAAAGAGATTGAATCTTATGGTGTATGCTATGAACGACAACATGGTTATCGATACTCCAACAAATGGGTCG ATAGAGTTCAACTGTATGTATATAAATTACTATAACAAGACAATATTATTTCCTGAGTTTGTAAAAGAGAAAGGTTCGCAATTTATTTCTGCGAGACAGGTTGAAGAGTTCATGAAATATGAAGCTCAAGTGTTTGTGATGTTTGTTTCCTTGCAAGTTAAGGGTAAAGCGACTTTGGATGAACTGCCTATAGCATGTGAATTCCCATATATGTTCCCTGGTGATATTACTGACTTACCGCCAGAGAGAGAAGTTGAGTTCGCCATAGATTAA